Genomic DNA from Chloroflexia bacterium SDU3-3:
ACGCGGAACGGGTCTTTCGCGGCGAAGGGGATAGCGCCCTCGGTGATGAACGAGATGCCCAGCACTGCGGCGGCCTTGCCCGCCTCGCGCTCCTCCTCGCTGAAGCGATCCTTGAACAGGATGGATGCCAGCGCCAGCGCCAGCGGCGGGGTCATACCGGCCGCCATCACCGCCGCCATCGGGCTGTAGACCTGCGAGGCCAGCAGGCCAGTGGCGAAGGCGTAGGCGGCCTTGTTCACCGGCCCGCCCATGTCGAAGGCCATCATCGCGCCCAGGATGAGGCCCAGCACCAGCGCGCTGCTCGACTGCATGCCCTTGAGCCACTCGGTGAGCGCGCCCAGGATAGCGCTCACCGGGCCGCCGACCACGTAGATCATCAGCAGGCCCACGATCGCCGCGCCCAGCAGCGGCAGGATGAGCACCGGCTTCAGGCCCGCCAGCACGCTGGGCAGCTTCAGCACCTTGTTCAGCCACTGCACGCTGTAGCCCGCGATAAAGCCCGCGATGATGCCGCCCAGAAAGCCCGAGCCGCCCGCCGCCGCCAGCATGCCACCGATCATGCCGGGGGCCAGGCCCGGCCTATCGGCGATCGAGTAGGCGATAAAGCCCGCCAGGATGGGCACCATCAGCGCGAAGGCCGAGGGGCTGCCGATCTGGAACAGCGCCCAGCCGAGCGTGTTCTTATACTCATCGTTAAACACGTAGATGCCGCCGAAGGCGAAGGCCAGCGCGATCATCAGGCCGCCCGCCACCACGAAGGGCAGCATGTAGGAGACGCCGGTCATCAGGTGCTTGTAGGGGCCGGTGGAAGCGGCGCTACGCTCGGCCTTGGCGGCGGCCACCTGCTGCACCAGGTCGGGCGAGGCGGCGCGCGTGGTGGCCTGCTCGAAGGCGCTACGGATCACCTGCGCGCCATCGTGGATGGCGGCCTTGGTCGAGGTCTCGTAGACGGGCTTGCCGCCGAAGCGGCTCAGGTCGATCTTGGTGTCGGCGGCGATCACCACCGCATCGGCGGCGGCGATGTCGGCGGCGGTCAGCGTGTTCTGCGCGCCCACCGAGCCTTGGGTCTCGACCTTGATCTCCAGCCCGAGGCTGCGCGCGCCCTTCTGCAGGCCCTCGGCGGCCATGAAGGTGTGGGCGATACCGGTGGGGCAAGACGTGATCGCGACCACGCGCTTGGGGGCGGGCGCGGAGGGGGCAGCCGCAGGCGCAGAGGGGGCGGGCGCAGGTGCGGCGTGGCCAGGCCCTGGCACCAGCGAGAGCGCGGCCAGCAGCACGGCCTTGGTCTTGGTGATGGCCTCGCTGGTGCGCGTGCCATACACCGGCTTGCCGACAAAGCGGCTGGTAT
This window encodes:
- a CDS encoding PTS fructose-like transporter subunit IIB, with translation MSRIVAIAASRSGMAHTAMAAEALRRTAAALGHELAVEVQDADGASGTLSPSQIAAADVVVLATDDTIDTSRFVGKPVYGTRTSEAITKTKAVLLAALSLVPGPGHAAPAPAPSAPAAAPSAPAPKRVVAITSCPTGIAHTFMAAEGLQKGARSLGLEIKVETQGSVGAQNTLTAADIAAADAVVIAADTKIDLSRFGGKPVYETSTKAAIHDGAQVIRSAFEQATTRAASPDLVQQVAAAKAERSAASTGPYKHLMTGVSYMLPFVVAGGLMIALAFAFGGIYVFNDEYKNTLGWALFQIGSPSAFALMVPILAGFIAYSIADRPGLAPGMIGGMLAAAGGSGFLGGIIAGFIAGYSVQWLNKVLKLPSVLAGLKPVLILPLLGAAIVGLLMIYVVGGPVSAILGALTEWLKGMQSSSALVLGLILGAMMAFDMGGPVNKAAYAFATGLLASQVYSPMAAVMAAGMTPPLALALASILFKDRFSEEEREAGKAAAVLGISFITEGAIPFAAKDPFRVIPSLMLGSGVAGAISMVSGCALQVPHGGVFVLLIPNAVSNLGMYIVAILAGTLVSTAMLFVLKRPVTAAGTQAVGQAA